From Pseudomonas sp. stari2, a single genomic window includes:
- a CDS encoding phage holin family protein, producing the protein MSIGESGPTAGTASSTRRLGAAVLGLLHSHVELFGIELQEQKARTVSLLLFAGLALVFALLLLVGLSTLVLIVFWDTYRLAAIVGLCVFYTLAAIFCALRLKAAIFDESSPFHGTLEELANDRERLLP; encoded by the coding sequence ATGTCGATCGGTGAATCCGGCCCGACTGCGGGCACTGCCTCTTCCACGCGGCGCCTGGGTGCAGCCGTCCTTGGTCTGTTGCACAGTCATGTCGAACTGTTCGGCATCGAACTGCAGGAGCAGAAAGCACGCACCGTCAGCCTGTTGCTGTTTGCAGGCCTGGCGCTGGTGTTTGCATTGCTGTTGCTGGTCGGCCTGTCGACCCTCGTCCTGATCGTGTTCTGGGACACGTATCGTCTCGCCGCGATCGTCGGCCTGTGCGTGTTCTACACCCTGGCGGCGATCTTCTGCGCATTGCGCCTCAAGGCTGCGATCTTCGATGAGTCCTCGCCCTTCCACGGTACCCTGGAAGAACTGGCCAACGACCGGGAGCGCCTGCTGCCATGA
- a CDS encoding transporter substrate-binding domain-containing protein, protein MPSRLKNCLIVVSAYLGLSVHVNATPITSQDLTLLNRSTSKLLPVSLEYSQRDWLHGRKELILGTSAPDYPPFDMTASGHDYEGFTADYAGLVGQATGLPIRVKRYATRDAAIRALIDGNIDMLGTSNGLEAENAHIMLSAPYAVDQPVLVTREGETRSLSDGLAGMRLSMLYHYLPLDEVKSLYPKALITSYPSYQNAINAVAFDQADVFLGDTISTHYMISKGYLNNIRMANFGKHEAHGFSFAVRRDNPHLLGIIDSVLKAVPGSERETIAKRWSAGSDTLLTDQKLQLTHREEQWLKKNPVVSVVVNEAFAPLTFFDTDGNFRGISADLLELIRLRTGLRFEIRRSRSDAEMIKQIENHQADLIAALLPTAQREKTLKFSRPYLENSYVLLTRKAADSPTHLGQLKRKRLAIAQGNPMIEYLRHEFPRIQLIETPDTFSAVALLDEGQVEGAVNSLVIANYFIASHIFEQPLQITTTIGTRQAAFSLATARDSTELGSIIDKALMSTTPEELGIINGRWRGYSNLSQGTWHHYRRLFYQVIGGAGLLLLLSMLWNAYMRRQIKQRQSAERALNDQLEFMRSLLNGTPHPIYVRDRQGLLQSCNDSYLEAFNARREDVIGKNVMEGALNNASEARAFQADYHRVASEGKPLVQDRPLHIGNRRLTIYHWILPYRDSSGDVQGVIGGWIDISERHELLDELRTAKERADEANRAKSTFLATMSHEIRTPMNAVIGMLELTLKRMDKMHPDRSSIETAYSSAKDLLGLIGDILDIARIESGRLSLSPERVNLIETVGSATRIFEGLARQKRLALIVHVSPPELNVDVHLDPLRFKQVLSNLISNAIKFTNKGQVRITLELLASEVPECSQVHLTVQDSGIGICAEDQRRLFEPFTQARHGKDRAISGAGLGLVISRSLCEMMGGQLQLSSQPGVGTQVSVSLPLATLPAEVTGPKHEPQIKTALTPLNVLVVDDHPANRLLMCQQLEFLGHLFSIAEEGRSALEQWKNGSFDLVIADCNMPLMNGYELTRAIRRHEKLMRRPTCTVLGFTANAQPEEILRCKQAGMDDCLFKPLSLIVLSQWVDSVQPLFPAPAFNLQGLKSLTGGNPVQIQRLLTELLDSSRLDRKDLQALSPQRDHQALAEIAHKIKGAARIAQASRLIESCDALEQACLQALPTDEIQRRCKASNLAILELEKALEQQLMQADQSITIGP, encoded by the coding sequence ATGCCCAGCCGTTTAAAGAATTGTCTGATTGTAGTGAGTGCGTACCTTGGATTGAGCGTTCATGTAAATGCCACGCCCATCACCTCGCAAGACCTGACCCTGCTTAACCGTTCGACCAGCAAGTTGCTGCCAGTTTCACTTGAATACTCGCAACGGGATTGGCTGCACGGTCGCAAAGAACTGATTCTGGGTACATCAGCTCCCGACTATCCGCCTTTTGACATGACAGCCAGCGGCCACGACTACGAAGGCTTCACAGCTGACTACGCCGGACTCGTGGGCCAGGCAACCGGCCTACCGATCCGGGTAAAGCGCTATGCCACGCGAGACGCCGCGATACGAGCATTGATCGATGGCAATATCGACATGCTCGGAACGTCCAACGGGCTGGAAGCGGAAAATGCCCACATCATGCTGTCCGCCCCCTACGCCGTCGATCAACCGGTATTGGTGACCCGCGAGGGCGAAACCCGGTCACTGAGCGATGGGCTGGCCGGTATGCGGCTGAGTATGCTGTATCACTACCTGCCGCTGGACGAGGTCAAGTCCCTCTATCCAAAAGCGTTGATCACGTCCTATCCGTCTTACCAGAACGCAATCAACGCGGTCGCTTTCGATCAGGCAGACGTGTTTCTCGGTGACACCATTTCCACCCACTACATGATCAGCAAGGGTTACCTGAACAACATCCGGATGGCCAATTTCGGCAAACACGAAGCCCACGGTTTCAGCTTCGCCGTGCGCCGTGACAATCCTCATCTGCTGGGCATCATCGATAGTGTGCTCAAAGCCGTCCCGGGCAGCGAGCGCGAGACTATTGCCAAACGCTGGAGTGCCGGCAGCGACACCTTGCTGACCGACCAGAAACTGCAACTGACCCATCGCGAAGAACAATGGCTGAAAAAGAATCCGGTGGTGAGCGTGGTCGTCAACGAGGCCTTTGCTCCTCTGACGTTCTTCGACACGGACGGCAATTTTCGCGGCATCAGCGCCGACCTGCTCGAACTCATCCGGTTGCGCACCGGCCTGCGCTTCGAAATTCGTCGCAGCCGCAGCGACGCCGAGATGATCAAGCAGATCGAGAACCATCAGGCCGACCTGATCGCCGCTCTGCTACCTACCGCTCAGCGAGAGAAAACCCTGAAATTCAGCCGCCCCTACCTTGAAAACTCCTACGTTCTGTTGACGCGCAAGGCGGCGGACAGTCCGACGCATCTGGGCCAGCTCAAGCGCAAACGCCTAGCCATCGCCCAGGGCAATCCGATGATCGAGTACCTGCGCCACGAGTTTCCGCGCATTCAGTTGATCGAAACACCGGACACCTTCAGTGCCGTGGCACTGCTCGACGAAGGCCAGGTCGAGGGGGCGGTGAACTCGCTGGTGATTGCCAATTACTTCATCGCCTCACACATCTTCGAACAGCCGTTGCAGATCACCACCACGATTGGCACGCGGCAGGCAGCCTTTTCCCTGGCAACGGCCCGGGACAGCACGGAGCTGGGCTCGATCATCGACAAGGCGCTGATGAGCACAACGCCCGAAGAACTGGGGATCATCAATGGTCGCTGGCGGGGTTACTCAAACCTTTCACAGGGCACCTGGCACCATTATCGACGCTTGTTCTATCAGGTGATCGGAGGCGCCGGCCTGCTCTTGCTGTTGTCGATGCTCTGGAATGCCTACATGCGCCGCCAGATCAAACAACGCCAGTCGGCCGAACGCGCGTTGAATGATCAACTGGAATTCATGCGTTCGTTGCTCAACGGCACCCCTCATCCGATCTATGTGCGTGATAGACAGGGCCTGCTGCAAAGCTGCAACGACAGTTACCTTGAGGCCTTCAACGCCAGACGCGAAGATGTCATTGGCAAGAATGTGATGGAAGGTGCGCTCAACAACGCTTCCGAAGCCAGAGCCTTTCAGGCCGACTATCACCGGGTAGCGTCCGAGGGTAAGCCACTCGTGCAAGACCGGCCTTTGCATATCGGCAACCGGCGACTGACCATCTATCACTGGATACTGCCGTATCGCGACTCCAGTGGCGATGTCCAGGGAGTCATCGGCGGCTGGATCGACATCAGTGAACGTCATGAACTGCTCGACGAACTGCGCACCGCCAAGGAGCGTGCGGATGAAGCCAACCGGGCCAAGAGTACCTTCCTGGCAACCATGAGCCACGAAATCCGTACCCCGATGAACGCAGTGATCGGCATGCTGGAGCTGACGCTCAAGCGCATGGACAAAATGCATCCGGACCGCTCCAGCATCGAAACCGCCTACAGCTCGGCCAAGGACCTGTTGGGCTTGATCGGCGACATACTGGATATCGCCCGGATCGAATCCGGACGCCTGAGCCTGAGTCCCGAACGGGTCAATCTCATTGAAACTGTCGGCTCGGCGACCCGGATTTTCGAAGGCCTGGCCCGACAGAAACGGCTGGCCTTGATCGTGCACGTCTCCCCTCCCGAACTTAACGTCGACGTGCACCTGGACCCCTTGCGCTTCAAGCAGGTGCTGTCGAACCTGATCAGCAATGCCATCAAGTTCACCAACAAAGGCCAGGTCAGAATCACCCTTGAACTTCTGGCCAGCGAGGTTCCCGAATGCTCGCAAGTGCATCTGACCGTTCAGGACAGCGGCATCGGTATCTGCGCCGAAGATCAGCGGCGTCTGTTCGAACCTTTCACCCAGGCCCGCCATGGAAAGGATCGGGCAATCAGTGGTGCGGGACTTGGACTGGTCATCAGTCGTAGCCTCTGCGAAATGATGGGTGGCCAACTGCAACTGAGCAGCCAGCCCGGGGTCGGCACACAAGTAAGTGTGTCGCTGCCACTGGCCACCCTGCCCGCTGAAGTGACCGGTCCGAAACACGAACCGCAGATCAAGACCGCTCTCACCCCCCTGAATGTTCTGGTAGTCGACGACCACCCGGCCAATCGCCTGTTGATGTGCCAGCAACTGGAATTCCTCGGCCATCTCTTCAGCATCGCCGAAGAAGGGCGAAGCGCACTGGAACAATGGAAAAACGGTTCATTCGATCTGGTCATCGCCGATTGCAACATGCCCCTCATGAACGGCTATGAACTGACTCGCGCCATCCGTCGCCACGAAAAACTCATGCGGCGTCCGACCTGTACCGTGCTGGGGTTTACGGCCAATGCACAACCGGAAGAGATTCTTCGCTGCAAGCAGGCCGGCATGGACGACTGCCTGTTCAAACCCCTGAGCCTGATTGTCTTGAGCCAGTGGGTCGACAGCGTCCAGCCGCTGTTCCCTGCGCCTGCATTCAACCTGCAAGGGTTGAAGTCGCTGACCGGAGGCAATCCTGTCCAGATTCAGCGACTGCTGACTGAACTGCTCGACAGCAGTCGGCTGGACCGAAAGGATCTGCAGGCATTGTCCCCCCAACGGGATCACCAGGCACTGGCCGAGATCGCACACAAAATCAAAGGTGCAGCGCGTATTGCCCAGGCATCACGCCTGATCGAAAGTTGCGACGCGCTGGAACAGGCCTGCCTGCAAGCATTGCCGACTGACGAGATCCAACGCCGCTGCAAAGCGAGCAACCTCGCCATCCTTGAACTGGAGAAAGCACTGGAGCAGCAACTGATGCAGGCTGATCAGAGCATAACGATCGGGCCTTAA
- a CDS encoding YqjD family protein: MASTKAKTAQEILMNDFQTLVSDTERLLEHTATLAGDQADELREQIHESLLRARETLKLTEDTLRERGQAAVTATEDYVSANPWQSVGIAAGVGFLIGLLATRR, encoded by the coding sequence ATGGCCAGCACCAAGGCAAAGACTGCTCAAGAAATCCTGATGAACGACTTCCAGACCCTGGTCAGCGACACCGAACGGTTGCTGGAACACACCGCCACGCTGGCCGGTGATCAGGCTGACGAATTGCGCGAACAGATCCACGAAAGTCTGCTGCGTGCGCGAGAAACCCTGAAGCTGACCGAAGACACTCTGCGCGAGCGCGGCCAGGCTGCGGTCACCGCCACCGAAGATTATGTGTCGGCCAACCCGTGGCAATCCGTGGGTATCGCGGCGGGTGTGGGCTTTCTGATTGGCCTGCTGGCCACGCGGCGCTGA
- a CDS encoding ammonium transporter, whose amino-acid sequence MENLQSAVDTLVHSSNTLFILIGAVMVLAMHAGFAFLEVGTVRQKNQVNALSKILSDFAVSTLAYFFIGYWISYGVTFLQPAAVLSADHGYGLVKFFFLLTFAAAIPAIISGGIAERARFVPQLCATALIVAFIYPFFEGMIWNGNYGLQAWLTARFGAPFHDFAGSVVVHAMGGWLALAAVLLLGPRNGRYRDGRLVAFAPSSIPFLALGSWILIVGWFGFNVMSAQTLQGVSGLVAVNSLMAMVGGTVAALIVGRNDPGFLHNGPLAGLVAVCAGSDLMHPVGALVTGAIAGALFVWCFTAAQVKWRIDDVLGVWPLHGLCGVWGGIACGIFGSSALDGLGGVSLISQLIGTASGVLVALVGGFAVYGSIKALHGLRLSQEQEYYGADLSLHKIGAVSQD is encoded by the coding sequence ATGGAAAATCTGCAAAGCGCTGTGGATACGCTCGTTCATAGTTCCAACACGTTGTTCATTCTGATCGGTGCGGTCATGGTGCTGGCCATGCACGCCGGTTTCGCCTTTCTGGAGGTCGGAACGGTTCGCCAGAAGAATCAGGTGAACGCTCTGTCGAAGATTCTCAGCGACTTCGCCGTATCGACCCTGGCCTATTTCTTTATAGGCTATTGGATTTCATACGGGGTGACGTTTCTGCAACCGGCGGCGGTGCTCAGTGCCGATCATGGTTACGGGCTGGTGAAGTTTTTCTTCCTCCTGACGTTCGCAGCGGCGATTCCGGCGATCATTTCCGGCGGCATTGCCGAGCGGGCGCGGTTCGTTCCGCAGCTGTGCGCGACGGCATTGATTGTGGCGTTCATCTATCCGTTTTTCGAGGGGATGATCTGGAACGGCAACTACGGTCTGCAAGCCTGGCTGACCGCGCGATTCGGCGCCCCGTTCCATGATTTCGCCGGCTCCGTGGTGGTTCACGCCATGGGTGGCTGGCTGGCGCTGGCGGCGGTGCTGTTGCTGGGCCCGCGCAACGGCCGCTATCGCGATGGCCGGTTGGTGGCGTTCGCGCCGTCGAGCATTCCGTTTCTGGCGCTGGGCTCGTGGATCCTGATCGTCGGCTGGTTCGGCTTCAACGTGATGAGCGCGCAAACCTTGCAGGGCGTCAGTGGCCTGGTGGCGGTCAATTCGTTGATGGCGATGGTGGGAGGTACCGTGGCGGCGTTGATCGTCGGACGCAATGACCCGGGCTTTCTGCACAACGGTCCGCTGGCCGGTCTGGTGGCGGTGTGTGCCGGATCCGACCTGATGCATCCGGTGGGCGCGCTGGTCACCGGTGCGATTGCCGGTGCCCTGTTTGTCTGGTGCTTCACGGCCGCGCAAGTCAAATGGCGGATCGACGACGTGCTGGGTGTCTGGCCGTTGCACGGCTTGTGTGGCGTGTGGGGTGGCATCGCCTGCGGGATCTTCGGTTCGAGCGCGTTGGACGGACTCGGTGGCGTCAGCCTGATCAGCCAGTTGATCGGCACGGCATCGGGCGTGCTGGTGGCGCTGGTCGGTGGCTTTGCCGTCTACGGCTCGATCAAGGCACTGCATGGTCTGCGCCTGAGTCAGGAACAGGAGTATTACGGCGCTGACCTGTCGCTGCACAAGATTGGCGCGGTAAGTCAGGATTAG
- a CDS encoding EAL domain-containing protein, whose translation MIDGQPLACFQPFIDTATGRIAGVEALGRLRQAHGQLTSVGPLFADPRTPATALRRLDRQIRDNALSRFHEAPPDWFLSLNMSPRWISRLRADQALPSLKQLARHGVDPQRIVFEITELGGNSERLSEVVARYRDAGARIAIDDFGAGYSQLDRVLALQPDILKLDMRLFQAAALGGPSSDVVKALAQMAEKTGCWIIAEGVETEAQLNFALECGSRYVQGFLFAQAQEAFFATDAFVQRFAELRQSYVKQKLNERGKLMAMRQQLGELMTILQTWAQARAPLSALPQLDAFPWLLRFYQCDRQGTQLTPNLEWRQSGWVADNRYLGHNWSWRPYFYHLLAEGWEERRLTLSNTYRDATSNQYCLTAGQFFDNGERLLLIDIDAAGL comes from the coding sequence GTGATCGACGGGCAACCGCTCGCCTGCTTTCAGCCTTTCATCGATACCGCCACCGGACGCATTGCAGGCGTCGAGGCTCTGGGTCGACTGCGCCAGGCGCATGGACAACTGACTTCGGTCGGGCCGTTATTCGCCGACCCACGAACGCCCGCTACCGCCTTGCGCCGTCTCGACCGGCAGATTCGTGACAATGCACTGAGCCGATTTCACGAAGCACCGCCAGACTGGTTTCTCAGCCTGAACATGTCACCGCGCTGGATCAGCCGTCTGCGCGCCGATCAGGCGCTTCCCAGCCTGAAACAACTCGCCCGGCATGGCGTCGACCCGCAGCGGATTGTCTTCGAGATCACTGAACTGGGCGGCAACAGTGAGCGTCTGTCTGAAGTGGTCGCACGCTATCGCGATGCCGGGGCGCGAATCGCGATCGACGATTTCGGCGCCGGGTATTCACAACTTGATCGTGTGCTCGCATTGCAACCGGACATCCTCAAGCTCGACATGCGCCTGTTTCAGGCCGCCGCGCTCGGCGGCCCGAGCAGCGATGTGGTCAAGGCGCTGGCACAGATGGCCGAAAAAACCGGCTGCTGGATCATCGCTGAAGGCGTGGAGACCGAAGCGCAGCTGAATTTCGCGCTGGAGTGTGGTTCACGCTACGTACAGGGTTTTCTGTTCGCCCAGGCGCAGGAGGCTTTTTTTGCGACGGATGCGTTCGTCCAGCGCTTCGCTGAACTGCGCCAATCCTATGTGAAGCAGAAGCTCAATGAGCGAGGCAAGTTGATGGCCATGCGCCAACAGCTCGGCGAGTTGATGACGATCCTGCAGACCTGGGCCCAGGCTCGCGCGCCGCTCAGCGCCTTGCCGCAACTTGATGCCTTTCCGTGGTTGCTGCGGTTTTATCAGTGCGACCGTCAGGGCACGCAACTAACCCCGAATCTGGAATGGCGCCAAAGCGGCTGGGTCGCCGACAACCGCTATCTGGGGCACAACTGGTCGTGGCGCCCCTATTTCTACCACCTGCTGGCCGAAGGCTGGGAAGAACGGCGGCTGACGCTCTCCAACACCTACCGCGATGCCACCAGCAACCAGTATTGCCTGACCGCCGGGCAATTCTTCGACAATGGCGAACGCCTGCTGTTGATCGACATTGATGCCGCCGGACTGTAG
- a CDS encoding deoxyguanosinetriphosphate triphosphohydrolase, which produces MDWQTLLNRERLGKPLHSPQELGRSPFHKDHDRIIFSGAFRRLGRKTQVHPVSSNDHIHTRLTHSLEVSCVGRSLGMRVGETLRRDLPEWCEPSDLGMVVQSACLAHDIGNPPFGHSGEDAIRHWFQQAAGRGWLDAMSDAERGDFLNFEGNAQGFRVLTQLEYHQFDGGTRLTYATLGTYLKYPWTARHADSLGYKKHKFGCYQSELPLLEQIAHKLGLPQLEEQRWARHPLVYLMEAADDICYALIDLEDGLEMELLDYAEVESLLLGLVGDDLPETYRQLGPQDSRRRKLAILRGKAIEHLTNAAARAFVEQQDALLAGTLHGDLVEHMHGPAKRCVLNAKDIARRKIFQDKRKTLHEIGAYTTLEILLNAFCGAALEQHNGRTPSFKSRRILDLLGNNAPDPHGPLHTSFLRMIDFIAGMTDSYASDMALEMTGRSSH; this is translated from the coding sequence TTGGATTGGCAAACCCTGCTCAACCGCGAACGTCTCGGCAAGCCTCTGCACAGCCCGCAGGAACTCGGGCGCAGCCCGTTCCACAAAGACCATGACCGCATCATTTTCTCTGGCGCCTTTCGCCGCCTGGGACGCAAGACCCAGGTGCATCCCGTGTCGAGCAACGACCACATTCACACGCGACTGACCCACTCGCTGGAAGTCAGCTGCGTCGGTCGTTCGCTGGGCATGCGCGTCGGTGAAACCCTGCGTCGCGACCTGCCAGAGTGGTGCGAGCCGAGCGATCTGGGCATGGTCGTCCAGTCCGCCTGCCTGGCCCATGACATCGGCAATCCGCCGTTTGGCCATTCCGGTGAAGACGCCATTCGTCACTGGTTCCAGCAGGCTGCGGGGCGCGGCTGGCTGGATGCGATGAGTGACGCCGAGCGCGGTGACTTCCTGAACTTCGAGGGTAATGCCCAAGGTTTCCGGGTCCTCACGCAATTGGAATATCACCAGTTCGACGGTGGCACCCGGCTGACCTACGCGACCCTCGGCACCTACCTCAAGTACCCGTGGACCGCGCGTCACGCCGACTCCCTGGGCTACAAGAAACACAAATTCGGCTGCTATCAGAGCGAGTTGCCACTGCTGGAACAGATCGCCCACAAACTGGGTCTGCCGCAACTCGAAGAGCAGCGCTGGGCACGCCATCCACTGGTGTATCTGATGGAGGCCGCGGATGACATCTGCTATGCGCTGATCGATCTGGAAGATGGCCTGGAGATGGAGCTGCTGGATTACGCCGAAGTCGAGTCGCTGTTGCTGGGTCTGGTCGGCGACGATCTGCCGGAAACCTATCGACAGTTGGGCCCGCAGGATTCGCGCCGGCGCAAACTGGCGATCCTACGGGGCAAGGCCATCGAGCACCTGACCAACGCCGCCGCCCGGGCCTTCGTCGAGCAGCAGGACGCGCTGCTGGCGGGAACGCTGCACGGGGATCTCGTGGAGCATATGCACGGCCCGGCCAAACGCTGTGTCTTGAATGCAAAAGACATCGCCCGCCGGAAGATCTTCCAGGACAAGCGCAAGACGCTGCACGAGATTGGTGCCTACACGACACTGGAAATTCTTCTCAACGCGTTTTGCGGCGCGGCTCTGGAACAGCACAACGGCCGTACGCCGTCGTTCAAGAGCCGCAGAATCCTCGATTTGTTGGGTAACAATGCGCCGGATCCACACGGCCCGTTGCACACATCGTTCCTACGCATGATCGACTTCATCGCGGGCATGACTGACAGTTACGCCAGTGACATGGCCCTGGAAATGACGGGGCGCTCCAGTCATTGA
- a CDS encoding response regulator transcription factor: MNSVFIVDDHPVIRLAVRMLLEHEGYKVVGETDNGVDAMQMVRECAPDLIILDISIPKLDGLEVLARFNAMSSPFKTLILTAQCPTLFGIRCMQSGASGYVCKQEDLSELVSAIKAVLSGYNYFPSQALNPARNDDVRYAELELFKSVNDRELMVLQLFAQGRTNKEIAKGMFLSNKTVSTYKKRLMQKLKAKSLVELIEMAKRNALV, from the coding sequence ATGAACTCCGTTTTTATTGTCGACGATCATCCGGTTATTCGTCTTGCCGTTCGAATGTTATTGGAACATGAGGGCTACAAGGTCGTCGGTGAAACCGATAATGGGGTCGATGCCATGCAAATGGTTCGAGAGTGCGCGCCTGACCTGATCATTCTCGACATCAGCATTCCGAAGCTGGATGGCCTGGAAGTCCTCGCTCGCTTCAATGCCATGAGTTCCCCGTTCAAGACATTGATACTGACCGCACAGTGTCCGACGCTGTTCGGCATTCGCTGCATGCAGTCCGGCGCATCGGGTTACGTATGCAAGCAGGAAGACCTGAGTGAACTGGTCAGCGCCATCAAGGCAGTACTTTCCGGTTACAACTATTTCCCCAGCCAGGCTCTGAATCCCGCTCGCAATGATGATGTTCGCTATGCGGAACTGGAACTTTTCAAGTCCGTCAATGACCGGGAACTGATGGTATTGCAACTATTTGCCCAAGGCCGCACAAACAAGGAAATCGCCAAAGGCATGTTCCTCAGCAACAAAACCGTCAGCACTTACAAGAAACGGCTAATGCAGAAACTCAAGGCCAAATCCCTTGTAGAACTAATCGAAATGGCCAAACGTAACGCACTCGTGTGA